In Spirosoma pollinicola, the genomic window GGACGATGCTCGACATGTGTAGCCCGTTGCCAGTCGGGAAGCGTTCACATGACTATCAATGATGTATTAACGGAGCGTGATCTTCGCGAAGGCTGGGTACTCACCTGTACGGGGTACCTGGAAAGTGACGGAGTTGTGATAGAGGTGTAGCGCGGACATCCTGTCCGCATAGCTATTTGCTTTAATCTATGGCTATGCGGACAGGGTGTCCGCGCTACATCAAACCTTCGTTTTCAAAAACTCAATAACCACATTCAAGCCTTTCTGATAGTGATTATTGTTTGGAATCACGATGTCAGCTTCGGCGCGGTAGGGCTTGATAAACTGACGATAGGTAGGTTTTACATGGTATTTCCAGCGGTACATCACATCGTCGATATCGTAGCCGCGTTCTTCGGCGTCGCGTTTGACACGTCGTTCGAGTTTAATGCTGTTTTTAGCGTCGATGAAGATTTTCAAGTCCATCTGGTCGGCCAGTTCGCGGAAGTGAAAAACGAAGATACCTTCCACAATGATAATAGGCGCAGGATGGAACGTTAACATCTTTGGAACAATATTCGGGTTGTTAAACGTATATTCTTTCTGTGTGACCATTTCGCCACTGCGCAATTGCCCGATATGTTGCGCGTAAAGATGATGATTGATGGTTTCTGGTAAATCGAAGTTATGTATTCCCTGATCGTCGACAGGAATAACGTCGCGGCTGAGATAGTAATTATCCTGCGAAATCAGGCAGATTTGATCATCGTTGAACGCGTTAAGTACTCCTTTCAGGAAAGATGTTTTTCCCGAAGCACTGCCGCCGGTAATGCCAACGATAAATGGTTTTTTGGTCATGATAGCATCAAGGCTAAATAACGAAGAAAGCAGAAATTGATGAAGTATCAACAAAAAAAGCGGTCCACTTGCGGCAAGTGAATCGCTTTTAAGATAAGCTATTAAATTGGTTAGGCCACGATTGCTTCTGCAAGCACAAGGACCTTATTCTGAAGTACTTCGACTACGCCACCGTCAACCTGAAAAGTTTGCTCTCCAGAGGCTGTTTGCACAATGACCGGTCCTTTATCCAGGGTGCTAACCAATGGTGCGTGATCGTTCAGAACCTGAAACTGACCTTCGCTACCTGGAAAGGTAACGGCAGTTGCTTCACCTGAGAAGACTTTGCGGTCGGGAGTAATAATATCTATTGTCATAATAATGTACAATGAATAATGGTTAATGTATAATGAATGAGTTGTCTGTATTATTCATTGTACATTATTCATTCATTTATAAAGCTCCTTTTACAAAATTAAGTACGCTGCCAAGTTGGGATTTCACAGCGGGTTCGGCGGCTTTGGCTACCATACCGCCCTGGTCTAGCTTGCTTACGCTACCCAAAGCCGACGAAATCAACGATTTGCCGGCTGAGCCTCCACCGCCCAGTACCGACATGGCACTGCTGAGACCGCCTAAACTACTTGTCAACTGGCTGCCTTTACCAATCAACGAACCGGCTGTCATTAGTCCTTCAAGCTGGTTCCCACCCGATGCGAGTTTTGCCAATCCAACGGCTTTGCTCAGAACACCACTGCCTAACGCCCCTGTTGGAATGAGAGGAAGTAATGCTTTTAGCTTACCGACCTGCGCCAACACTTTGTCTTTGAACGAGGTCGGTTTCTGTTGAACAGAAGCCTCCAGAGCGGCAATTCCTGTTTGAAGTTCCTGCGTCGTAGTGGCTTTGTCGCCTTTATCAAGCGCTGCTACGGCCATGTCCAGATGCGTATCTGGCGAATCTGTCGATTGGGTAGCGGCCTGCGACGTCGCCGTTGTTGCGGCTACACCAGGCGTAACGGCCGTGTCTTTAATGGCGCCAATTACTTTCGGGGCTTCCGTAGTTGTTGGAACGGCTGGAACGGTCGGTGTTGTAATCTGCGCCGATAGGCTGATTGTGCTTAATAAGCTGGCCAGTAAACAGGCGGTTCCCACGCTGAATCGAATCGTTTTCATAAAAACTGAACGGTTTATTTATGAATAAAATAGACGTGGGCG contains:
- the atpC gene encoding ATP synthase F1 subunit epsilon; protein product: MTIDIITPDRKVFSGEATAVTFPGSEGQFQVLNDHAPLVSTLDKGPVIVQTASGEQTFQVDGGVVEVLQNKVLVLAEAIVA
- the udk gene encoding uridine kinase — translated: MTKKPFIVGITGGSASGKTSFLKGVLNAFNDDQICLISQDNYYLSRDVIPVDDQGIHNFDLPETINHHLYAQHIGQLRSGEMVTQKEYTFNNPNIVPKMLTFHPAPIIIVEGIFVFHFRELADQMDLKIFIDAKNSIKLERRVKRDAEERGYDIDDVMYRWKYHVKPTYRQFIKPYRAEADIVIPNNNHYQKGLNVVIEFLKTKV